The Gouania willdenowi chromosome 22, fGouWil2.1, whole genome shotgun sequence nucleotide sequence CTCGTTAGCACAGGTCAGTTTATGGTGGGCTTCCTGGTACTCGCTCAGTGACTGGTTGGTCACCTTTAACCTCAGCTCCCACACTGCGGCGTTGGCGTTGGCCTTCTCCATGTCCGACTCCTTGTCCGCCTTAGACTCCTGTTTGCCATCTTTCTTACTCTTCCTGGGACAGAACAGCAGCTCAGCTCCTTCTGTGACTCAAACAAGCGGTGAGGAGACACTTACCCAGCTTTCACCCTCTTGGTTTTGGAGACTTTTGTTGTCggcatttcttttctttcttcttcttcttcttaaagTGACACTTTAATACACGTTTCAACGCTAGCTGAACAGCAACAGGCTCCGTTTAGGACAATGTAGGCCGTTGCTATGGAGACATGGCGTCCATGTCTATAAATCTTTAATAAGGCATTCAGCTAGCTTTGCTCTTCTCTTAATTGTGAATTAGAAATGCATTAtcctaatatttatttttgcactgtctgtaaatatgtacatatctatattctttatacttttaATATGATTTATGGCTATATAgcttctattattgtattgtttattttatcttcttcattgcatattttttgggtcttctgtgtgttgccttctgttttttttggttaCACTTTATCTGAACtatgacagtaaatttccccactgtgggatcaataaagttacgccgtttatttttgtcggatatgtattttaaaggtggaatttgctgtgttaaatatgttaaaatgaaaaaaaatgatctgtcaaatgtgggatttgaacccacgtaAACAAAACCCACGTTAGCGGTGAGTACGGCGCTTCGCTATAGTCCCGGGAGCTATGGCTACATTTAGCGTACCTCCAGACACTTTCATAAAGTTACTCTACTACTtggtttattttatgttttcttaAAATAATGATATACAATAAAATGCTATATAACAATTAGGGCTGAGTATTGTCAAGGACGTTGCAATACGATgcgtatcacgatacttgggtcacgatacgatattattGTGATATTGCGATCTTCTACCCAGttgatatcaaaattaaacatagagatgaaaaatgaagttgctgtatatgttcatcagaagatattgatcattcagaggacaaattgactCAAAATTATTTACATGACACGTGACAAATGTctccagcagtagaaaacacacgtccacgaaaatgtgaaaaatacaataaggaaaatattgattaaaatatcagaaaaaaaaaataaagtttttttaatttacggACTCGAAGTGCAGACTTTAAAAATTTTAGTTCAAGTCACTTCAGTGTCTGTTGCAAACTTATACTACcatatcaatacattttttttttttttccccctctttcttaacaataccgatattgcatccTTGAGTTTTGGCCAATATTGATCCCATaagatatcagcacaaatcattcaaacttgtattacttacatttaaaatttaaacataataatatttaataattgaataaaataaatattaagaccctgaaaaattaccttaataaatccaataaaacaaacaaaaaattaagttgtgtttaatttaaacataAGCGTATTCTATAGTTGaatagaataaatgaaaaatagatTAAGAGACTTTGAAAATctaatttaaattaacaaattatGTATCGGAAGGGTTATATAGAAGATTTTAGATATTAgtcttgttttgttgttgcagATACGGGTATCAGGACACCCTTATtgaagtcatttaaaatgtttagctattatattacaaatacataaattgttTATTAATGCTACGAGCAACCATTGCATAAAAACAATCATGCaatgtttaaaatgtcattttaatttaaaagctCTCGGGTTGGTTGCACtatggtcttttttttaaatctgtaaaAGTATAGTCGCTGAATGTTTTCGTTAAAATATTTCATCAATAAATGATGGTGACAAGAGACATGTCTCAGTGCAACCGCTGCACTGAGTCAGAATGACTGGATTTTCCACTTGTCGTGTAATTACTGTCTTCTATCACTGAATATGTTCACTTATGATCTTCTTCCACATGATGACATGAAATACACTCTGCTCCTGTCAGCAACACTGTCCGTTGTTTTTCGAAAGACTGTTTCTTGCTTCCCTCACCGCACTCTTTTGGCCGTAGTTGTGGTAAATCAACACCGTGAATGTAAAATGCAGTTGGCTCACCTGTGGAAGAGCTCATCCAGAGGAAGTGGTTGTTGTTCAGCTTTGTGCATATATAGGACTCAGGAGTGCCCTGCACAAGGTTTATTCTTCAAACCAAAAAAGGAAGATATTGGAAACGTGTGGAGTGGAGCTAATGTAAACTCAATCATACTCTACGCTGGCATCATGAACAAAGTTTGAAGACTAAATTTAAAGGTAATTACTATGACAGTGAAGAGAGAAAACTGAAATAACCCTGAGATTTTCAAAGCTGTCATTATCATCGGAATTGTAATGACATGGTTCGGGTCTCTTCAATGGACTTTTCGGTGTAGGACACCCACAAACATGGCATTCCTGAGGGTAACACTGCAGCATATTAATGATATATTGCGCAGTGTAGATTACAAAGCTGGGCTCCTGTTTCATGCTTTATGGTTTCAGTAACTTGGAACAAAATGCCAAACATTGGATCGAAGCTACCTCTGGTTAAAACATGGTTTACTTGTAATCTGTTGCATCATCATTAGCAGAAACTATGCAATCAGTTTATAAAGTCATATAGAATATTACAATATGATTTGAAAGATAAaacattggttttatttttgtattttaaagctaaacatcaggttactctgaaaaacatttttaacttgTGAGGTTTTGCAATGAGGAAACTTCTATTGCATCACTTTATGGCAAAATAATTGTAGGTCCTTGTTAAAAGCTTAATCCTTCAGggcataatgtgtatttttgtttatatctatatataaagTCTATTTCTACATGTACTGtaaccttatttattttaaatggaaagatattaatatttaaatttttgttacCACTAGACATTCATATTCAggttttattcagacaactgttcctcacttaatccactttgatctcctgatatgttttGACTGACGACTGCCAGTCTTAgtcagaggtgtctgctttgatgtttccttgactgatcaaagtggatttcctaaagaacagttgtctgaataaatgaaaccttaacatattattcaaaaagaagtcagtcttgctggaattattaatattcatgttttgcTAAATGCATGTAACACTTGATATGTAACAATACATCTTTTGGCACGAGTCAGTGAGAGGTCTTGCACATGAATGCTTTGATAGGGGTGAGTGACCCTTCTGGTTAACCTCAGGATTGAAAAAAAGTAGCCACAGTATTTagaaaaaaggaagaaggaaagaaagtctattatttttagttcaaattACAGTGTTGGAATAGTGCTTTGCACAGTCGAGTGTCTTGGGAGTGGAATGGCATGATGGGTGAACGCTGGTGCCAAGCCCCACCCTCCTCACTGTGTCCTCTCGGTGGACTTCCCGCACATTTTAGTGCCCGTCGAGCAGGACCTCTGCCCTCGCGTTACCCTTCAGCCCAGGCAGCTACAGCTGGGTTTGTGCCTCATGAGCTGGAAACCAAGAGTTGAGACAGGGGTCACTTCTTTCTCCTGGGATGCTCCAGTTTCAGGACCTTATTTCTCAGACCTGTGTCCTCATTTTGTTGATACAAAAGTGGGTGAAAAATATCACAGCCAGTTTACAAATCTCCGTTCACGTGCAGTTTCTGGGCTGCAGTGTCTACTCTCCACAGGTCCCCCTGCTGTGGGATATCCtccatgctgctgctgcaaccCAAGCCAAAAAAACTATTGACCAAGCATGACATAAGAAAGCATTAGCTGATGCATTACAGCATGGCTTGCTATGCAGCTCCAGCCGCCCACCTAAAGTGAAGAAACAGCCACTCATGCTTTTCATGCATTCTCTTGTGAAACGTGCCTTGCAGCCCAAATATTTTCCCCTTGGAACGCCTGTGGTTAACACAGGGATGAGTGGGAGTCAGATGATTGCTGACATTCTTTCAACTTGTATGCCAGCTGGAGTGCAggtcattttgacattttttaaagttgatggcagagattttttttaattgtagtgATTGTTGTAGAGTCATTAGGGGagcagattttttattttttatttttcccccttCAAGTTCAGAGAAGCATAGTGGTTgttcaatttaaaataacttGCTCTTTACTTTTAATTCAGCCCTAGTCCAGTTTTGTCTTTGAGGTGATTTGTTGACATACTATGTATAATACGATCATGTAgaccagggatgtcaaacttattttagttcatgggccacatacagaccagtttgatctcaagtgtaCCACAGAttttaatgtgccctagtttggaTTTCCAGCTATAAATTGCATATAAAATGAGACCGACAATATCAAAGCATCAAGTGACCTTAAACTCACTTACATTTCCTTTATTGTGAACAATTGTTTAATTTACTAGAATCATTTGTGGAAATttgcaggatttaaaaaaaaaaaagttgtttattttttttaaatcaatttaagataataaaaataaagactgCCATCATGTGCTATAAGCATGGGACATTTGTAtccatgtgtatttggagggccTGAGATATCTTCaacttaattattttgtaatttacacaatgatgcatgttttttccgtcttactttctcctgtgggccgaattagatgctcaaaagggctggattttgcccccgagccttgagtttgacactgatAGCAGCAAAGTGAACGTTTGAACAGTGCATCTCAGGTTTCTTTAGAATATGTTTAAAATTGAACTTGTGATTGATACAGGAGAAGATAAAAAATAAGGTTATTGATGATTCAGGTTTGATCCATGAGTATTTAAAGCTTCCTGCACTGATTGCAGATGCTAATCAAGTTACTTCTCAACATATTGACAAAATAAGGGCAAAGCACACCTTACCATAGCAGATATCACAATTTAATTTCACATAGATATGGATTTCCCTTTCATAAACTGTAGTAATGTATATAAAAACACGCAGATCGCTTTTTCAAAAGCCACTAAAGATCTTACATCACTCCCAATTTAGAAACAATATTCTAAAGAGCTGCAGGGTTAAGGAATGTTTGAGGTAAAGTTCCCTTACAAGACCTGCTAACTCCATAAACTATATATATGAGCCACTCAGTTTTCCCCCAGTGTGAACCCTTCATTTGGACTTCTTTATAAAGCTCCTTCTTTACTCATGAAGGGGATTTTCTGGCACCAGAATAACCTGTAAAGATGAGGGGAAAAACGTAAACTGAAAATAATCCTcataaacaacaaagaaaaggagggaggtgaggggtgtgtgtgtgtgtgtggggggggggaggtTGCTGGTGGAAGCAGGTAGTCGGTGTTGAGTCACAGGAGGGGGAACTGCTACTGCTGATGGAGCTGGGATGGACCTCCACAGGATTGGTGGATGGCTACGCCCGGTGTGGCCCCACGCCGAGCTCTGATGTCTTTATATAGTGATCACAGATGACCGGACAGTCCTGAGTGCGCATCCGCTCTGACTCtgtccacctccacctccagctCCAGCCCAGCATCCACCAGCAGAACCAATGAGCCTCCTCCTCACCCTGTGCGTCCTGCTGCTCGGCAGCATCCGCACAGACGCGACCTACTACCGCCACCACCGCTACATCCCGCACTTCTACCGCTACCGGGAACACCCTAACCACCTCCCGGAGGTGTCCAACCCGGCTCCCGCGGTGCCGCAGCCCGCCGTGCCCGCACACCCCCGGATCCCTGAGGTCTTCCACCCGGTGCCAGAAATAATCCAACCTTTGCCCGAAGCTTTCCACCCGGTGCCCGAAGTGGTGCACCCTGCGCCCCGCCAGCCCCCGGTCAACATGAGCCGGGTTTTTTATGGGATCATGTTCGACGCCGGCAGCACCGGCACCAGAATTCACATCTACAAGTTCATCCAGAAGGATCCCAGTGAGTCCGCCTCCaaaaccctctctctctctacctctGTGTCTCTCTATCTCACTGCCTGGGTCACTCACTGTGAGCTGATGACATGCTTTTACATTATAGGCACATTTGTCTGCCTGTATCCACAGTATTTTAAACACAATCTGAAATAGCTTTAGCTTAACTAttctgtcatgttttttttttttaaatgtctgatttgtttttgttcttgttcttttttaatgtcTGGTTTGTGtcatgacctttttttttttttagttgagcTGCCAGTTTTGGACCATGAAATGTACCACGCTGTGAAACCTGGACTGTCAGCTTATAAAGACAACCCTGAAGAGGTATGATTACACCTAAAGTTATTACTCAGCATGGCAGAGTATGTTCTTAGATGTCAGGGCTTTTCTTTTGGGCTGGGTCCATATGCCATTTCATCACTgtgtaattataaaaataacctgcttCGTATGATGTCACTGCAATCCACTCTATATTATAGACTAGCAGAAACTGAATAATtgtattgtcattgcacaagtGCAATGAAATTGCACATGGccctcccaacaacattcaaATACACTTCAAAGATTCAAACCAAACAGACACAATCATCATTAAAATAACATAAGTTACGGTAAATGTGTGTCGGAATAAAAAGTTAATCAGTATAAAAGTGCATGGGTATAAAGTATTAGAAAAGAGACAGATTTATTTGCCTGTATGTCAAagaaaatcaagaataaagtggTTTCTCTAGttgtattttttgattgatttctAATTGCCGTTTTATTTCCAGGGTGGAAACACCGTGCGACAGCTGCTGAAGATTGCCAAGAAAACAGTGCCAGAAGAAGACTGGCCAAGGACCCCGGTGGTCCTGAAGGCCACTGCAGGTCTGCGTCTGCTGCCTGAAGACAAGGCCCACACTCTCCTAAAGGAGGTGAGGCGCGCTTTTTGTCTACCCTCAGACAGTTTGGCATGAACACCAGCAGCCCCGCCATGGAACGGGATGAGAAACCACTAAGTGCTTACAAGtgtcattggaaaaaaaaaaagagagagagaagctgcAGCTCCTCTGCCCATTTGGCAGCGATCAGGTCTGAAAGAACAGCTGTTGTGGGGAAGTGCGGAGTAACCATATATTTGTCATCTAAAGTATTATCCAAGCTACTGTTCCTGTGATGCTTGTGGTTCAGATATCTGTCATTCTAAAACAACAGACAGTTAGAGCTTAGCTTTATTGCCTCATACATCCTGACATGAAGTATTCAACCATCCATTTGTGTGACTCATCTCTAACTTTTTGTGTAAATCTTTATTCCACAGGTACAGGAAGTGTTTGAAGAGTCTCCTTTCTTTGTTCCAGACAACAGTGTATCTATTATGAATGGAACAAATGAAggttggttatttttttttttttcatatttactcCATTATGTAGCACAAAAAGGTGTAGTTTAACAACTTTAAAGGTAGTTTTGAAAGCCTCACTCACAAAAGATGCATCAAACAATGCTGCCTTGTTATTTTCTATAGCTTAATTGAGTCAAATAAATAATCCAAAGCGTGAGCAAGCTGTCCCACGCCCTTCAGTTTAGCACAGGCCTCCACATCACTCTATAAGACGCTAACTGTGGCATGTTTCATCACAGTCTGTGTGCTGTTTGTCATCCTGACTTTATGAGAGCAATAACTTTTCATCTGAGACCAGTGTAATTACCTCGTTTGGTTTACAAACCTACAAATGCTGCTATTTTAATATCAGCCGAGTGGAACAGCTGTAGTCATCCTCCATTTATACTCTGTGTGCATGAACATGTCGAAGAGAATTCAGGTCAAGTCAGGGTTTGAGTAATGCAGACATTTTCACCCTCGTGTTGTTTCAGGAGTCCTGGCCTGGGTCACTGTGAACTTCCTTACAGGTAAGACATGGCTTGTGTTTTG carries:
- the entpd5a gene encoding ectonucleoside triphosphate diphosphohydrolase 5, which gives rise to MASVSARYSWLVSCSLAQVSLWWASWYSLSDWLVTFNLSSHTAALALAFSMSDSLSALDSCLPSFLLFLGQNSSSAPSVTQTSAPAQHPPAEPMSLLLTLCVLLLGSIRTDATYYRHHRYIPHFYRYREHPNHLPEVSNPAPAVPQPAVPAHPRIPEVFHPVPEIIQPLPEAFHPVPEVVHPAPRQPPVNMSRVFYGIMFDAGSTGTRIHIYKFIQKDPIELPVLDHEMYHAVKPGLSAYKDNPEEGGNTVRQLLKIAKKTVPEEDWPRTPVVLKATAGLRLLPEDKAHTLLKEVQEVFEESPFFVPDNSVSIMNGTNEGVLAWVTVNFLTGHLYSKTRRTVGILDLGGGSTQITFLPKSKKTIQSAPHTYIANFNLFNHTYQLYTHSYLGNGLYAARLATLGALGADDLDWKVFTSSCLPKKFREDVTFGGTTYQVSGIPDGYAGYKLCYYEVMKVIKGIVHQPYEVKGSSTFYAFSYYFDRAVESGLIDGSRGGEIEVRDFKNRAKEVCNKMAKYRAISPFLCMDMTYITCLLKEGFGFKDSTVLRLAKKVNNVETSWALGATFDYFRNLNIH